In Portunus trituberculatus isolate SZX2019 chromosome 22, ASM1759143v1, whole genome shotgun sequence, one DNA window encodes the following:
- the LOC123507468 gene encoding uncharacterized protein LOC123507468, protein MECDGSSSAATTPGEAATTTTTTTTVTTAPLDTPTAPLENLETPTTPLPPPSDNTITTTDNIFSLEEPPGPPPVSSFPFRMHHAIPSGPPPSYDECHNRDSPPPTYDSLFGRVREVQKTSNGILDLIKNLIILFVGTVGCTVMIGVTIVIPVFMIILGSLKMNDCPAQPYIPIYLVVGGVLGVTKPVLGVQGRLHRPLTDEEGADLQDASVPWHRRLEFSGSINFFLSAWFIMGCVWVYRIYEPDYSNKGASNYCDQILYQFAFWLVTSVYIIVGLLISCVCGLSIATVVLQHSRGAGEVV, encoded by the exons ATGGAGTGTgatggcagcagcagtgcagccaCCACCCCAGGGGaggctgcaaccaccaccaccacaacgaccaccgtcaccactgcaccactggaCACCCCCACTGCACCACTGGAGAACTTAGAGACCCCCACCACCCCGCTGCCCCCACCCTCTGACAACACG ATCACCACTACAGACAACATATTTTCCCTGGAGGAGCCGCCTGGTCCCCCTCCTGTCTCCAGCTTCCCCTTTAGGATGCACCACGCCATCCCCTCAGGCCCCCCCCCATCCTACGACGAATGTCACAACCGAGACA GTCCACCACCCACATACGACTCTCTCTTCGGCCGCGTTCGGGAAGTTCAGAAGACCTCCAATGGCATTTTGGACCTGATCAAGAACCTCATCATTCTTTTTGTTGGAACCG TGGGATGTACCGTGATGATTGGGGTGACAATAGTGATTCCAGTGTTTATGATCATCCTGGGGTCCCTTAAGATGAACGACTGCCCAGCTCAGCCTTACATCCCTATCTATCTGGTGGTGGGGGGTGTGCTGGGGGTGACCAAGCCTGTGTTAGGGGTGCAGGGCCGCCTTCATCGTCCCCTCACTGATGAGGAAGGAGCGGATCTGCAGGATGCGTCTGTTCCTTGGCACAGACGTTTGGAATTCAGTGGATCTATCAATTTTTTCCTCAGCGCATGGTTTATTATGG gttgtgtgtgggtgtaccgTATCTACGAGCCAGACTACTCCAACAAGGGGGCAAGTAACTACTGCGACCAGATCCTGTACCAGTTTGCATTTTGGCTTGTTACTTCTGTCTACATCATCGTTGGCCTCCtcatctcctgtgtgtgtgggttgtccATTGCCACGGTGGTACTGCAACATAGTAGGGGTGCAGGGgaggtggtatga